CGGCACGACCTCGTTGACCAGCCCCATCTGCAACGCTCGCGCGGCCGGGAACCGTTGGCCGGTAAACAGCATCTGGCTGGCGTTGGCCGGCCCGACCGTGGCGACGAGGCGGCGGATGTAGCCCAGCTCCAGCAGGATCCCCATCTTGGCGGAGGGAATCCCGATCTCGGCGCGTTCGTCGGCGATGCGGATGTCGGCCATCAGCGCGACCTCGCAGCCGCCGCCGATGCAGTAGCCGTGGATCATGGCGATCATCGGCTTGGCCGCTGCTTCAAGCGCGCCCAGGCAGGCCTGCACCGTGTCCTGATGGGCTTGTGCACCAGCCTCGGTCGCCCGCGTCGTCTCGAACTCTTTGATGTCCGCGCCGGCGCTGAACGCCCGATGCCCGGCCCCGCGCACCACGACGACGCTGACGGCTGGGTCGGCGTCCGCGGCGGCCACGGCAGCGCCCAGGCCCTGCCAGGTGGCGCTCGACAGGGCGTTGTGCTGCTTCGGTCGGTTGATCGTGACCGTCGCGATGCCCGCGTGCCGGGTGAGCAGCACGACGCCCTCACCGAAGGCGGTCTGGGTGTCGGCGGTCGCGGTCATAGTCGTCCTCGCAGATCGTTGCGATGCTCGTAGGGTGGCCGGGTGAGGCTGGCAGGCTGGCGAGCGCGCTGCCTCGAGCGGGAGATTCTACCGGTTTCGTGCGCCTGCCGGTCCTCCTCTGGCAGCGTCCTC
This Chloroflexota bacterium DNA region includes the following protein-coding sequences:
- a CDS encoding enoyl-CoA hydratase/isomerase family protein — encoded protein: MTATADTQTAFGEGVVLLTRHAGIATVTINRPKQHNALSSATWQGLGAAVAAADADPAVSVVVVRGAGHRAFSAGADIKEFETTRATEAGAQAHQDTVQACLGALEAAAKPMIAMIHGYCIGGGCEVALMADIRIADERAEIGIPSAKMGILLELGYIRRLVATVGPANASQMLFTGQRFPAARALQMGLVNEVVPSDALEAHTYALAGTIRDAAPTSVRWAKRSIQAILRDPTLQSYTDWEMERVSVSESPEFREGVRAFLEKRQPRFNG